The Halotia branconii CENA392 region CAAGGGAATGTAGTGTAAAAGCACCTTTTAGTCCAGAATTCAAAGTTTGTAGCCCGGTGTATATTATCGGGCTTTTTATTTCAAAATTATAGAAATACCTTTCTGCGACTTCATCATTCCCCCAAATGCCAGAAAACACCTCTGACACCAACCATCTACCCATAAAGCCGGAACCTTAAACCTCGCTCCACAATTAGGACACTCTGACAATAACCTTAACTGATGCTGCTTACACCCTTGCGTTACCTTCAACTGCCACTCAATTTTGTGACAAGGCGACTCGGCATAACAAGCTGCACATAATCGAATTGGCTCCATCTTCATCCCCACCCCAGCAGGTGGTAACATCTGCTCTAATCTATCAGCCTCAACTCCCACCACAATAGCCAACGCTTCCAACTGTTGCCGAGAAGGAGGCGGATTAAAGCGAAACTTTTCCCATCGTGCAACAGCACCCCCAAGTCCCGCCGCTTTACCTAACCCAGTAGGCGTTAATTCATTCGCTCGTCGAAACCGCCCCAAAAAATGGCTCAAACTTTCGCCCTGATATGGTTCCACTCGAAACACCCAGGGTTGGATATCTTCGGCTTTCATTACCTATACTCCCCAGTTACTTCCTTCAAAGTTTCCAGGTCAATTTTTTGTAATCCTTTCTTCAAAGCCCGAATTGCCGCTTCTCTGAGAATCATATCCAGCAGCCCAATATAACCCTCTTGTGTCACTCTCGGAAAACAATAATCGAAGCAAGATTCTGAAACTTTGATTGAATAAAGCTTTGAGCCTTTATTTTCTAACAGTAACTAAAATTTGTAGCCTAACCCTGAAGATTATAACTCTGAAAGGCTTTTAAAGATTGGCTTCTCCCAAAGTGACAAAACAGGGATAACCAAGCGTTGCTTCACCCAAAGTCTTCAACATTGTCTTGCTGGAGAGATTAGAAGCCACCGACAGTTGCAAAACTTTCTTTTCCCAGATATCCACAGTTCGCTTAAAATCTTCTCCTGACATCTTGCCAAAGCGATGACAAGCCTGAAAACGGTTATAAACCTGCTCATTTCGCTTAATTACAGCATCCAGGCGGTCTGTTCCTACCAAAATCACGGCAATTTCTAACTTGTCAAAAATATCACACACCTCTGCAAAGGTTTTCGGCTTCAAACGGTCAGCCTCATCAACAATCAGCATCTCTACCCCGCAACCCTTGAGAACCCGAAACGTTCTGTCACGAATCTCTGCAACCGTTCCTTTTGTTACTTGATACTTCAAATGCTCAAGAATCACTCCAAACAATTCCTTAGCACCGCACTCTTGAGGAATTTGAATATAAGCAACAGACACAGTTGGTGGTTGTCCTGGTTCTTGCTTGGGTTTATGTCTGAGCGTGTAGGCATCACAACCCATTGTTTTACCAGTTCTTGACTCTCCCACAACCCGTCCAGACTGACGTGCTTGACGTTTTCCTTCTAACCAGTCATGGAGAATTTTGACTTGTTCGAGTGGGACAAAACTTTTACGATTCAATCTTTGAATTTCTGCTTGTAATTTTGCATCAGTGAGGGCAATATCGCCCAATTCTTGAGCAACAGCTTGGGCTTGTTTTAAAGTCATTTTTTAAAATCCGTAATCTTCGCGCATTTGTTCGTAATCAAATACCTCTGGCATCTCCGATTCTTCTTGAGTTTGAGGAGATGCTACTTCTAGCTGTTCTACTTCAACAAGGGATGGTTGTTTAGCTTTTTTAAGTTCAATCTGTTCGGCTTTTTGACGTTCGTTCTTGGTTGGCTTTTGGTTGACAGAAGTTTCACGCTCCCTGACTTCTGCCAAAATTGAGCGATTGCTAATTGTCTTACCAGCCTCTCGAATCTTGCGACTACTGGCTTTGGCTTCATCCAAAGACAATTGCTCTGTCTCCAAATCTTGAGCAAATGCCCTAGCAACAAACTCCTCCCGATTTCCTTGTTGGCGGTAAACCAATATAGTTGTGATATCTCTAGGGTCGAATCGTAAAATAATACTTTCCCCTGCGTATCCTGCTAAAAGTTCACCTCGATACATGATGTTTTCAAATTGCAGGTAGCCCCCTCTTTGAATCTGCCGTCGTGTTTGTTTCATGAGGCAGATATCCAAATCTCGCTCGGACATGGCATCTGGAACTGCAATCAACCCAGATTCCCAGCGTTGAAATCGAGTTTGATCGCCCATACGGGCATCAATTCGCTGGTTATAGTGATTGACGATATAACGTACCAACTGCTGCTCTAGCTGTCTTAAGGTAAGACAAGCTTCTTTTTCTGCTTCTTCTGGTCGCTCTTGTACATTTGACCCCGTATAT contains the following coding sequences:
- a CDS encoding TniQ family protein is translated as MKAEDIQPWVFRVEPYQGESLSHFLGRFRRANELTPTGLGKAAGLGGAVARWEKFRFNPPPSRQQLEALAIVVGVEADRLEQMLPPAGVGMKMEPIRLCAACYAESPCHKIEWQLKVTQGCKQHQLRLLSECPNCGARFKVPALWVDGWCQRCFLAFGGMMKSQKGISIILK
- a CDS encoding TniB family NTP-binding protein, giving the protein MTLKQAQAVAQELGDIALTDAKLQAEIQRLNRKSFVPLEQVKILHDWLEGKRQARQSGRVVGESRTGKTMGCDAYTLRHKPKQEPGQPPTVSVAYIQIPQECGAKELFGVILEHLKYQVTKGTVAEIRDRTFRVLKGCGVEMLIVDEADRLKPKTFAEVCDIFDKLEIAVILVGTDRLDAVIKRNEQVYNRFQACHRFGKMSGEDFKRTVDIWEKKVLQLSVASNLSSKTMLKTLGEATLGYPCFVTLGEANL
- a CDS encoding Mu transposase C-terminal domain-containing protein; translation: MILFFNLPGYTGSNVQERPEEAEKEACLTLRQLEQQLVRYIVNHYNQRIDARMGDQTRFQRWESGLIAVPDAMSERDLDICLMKQTRRQIQRGGYLQFENIMYRGELLAGYAGESIILRFDPRDITTILVYRQQGNREEFVARAFAQDLETEQLSLDEAKASSRKIREAGKTISNRSILAEVRERETSVNQKPTKNERQKAEQIELKKAKQPSLVEVEQLEVASPQTQEESEMPEVFDYEQMREDYGF